The sequence TTTTAGTACTAATGCAGAATGCTTTTTAAAAGCCATGGTTTAATATGCATTGAGCTCATGATTAACACTTGCAGTTTAATTTTCAACATCagaataaatttctctttattttagtttgctaaaagtaaatattttagttatttaccaaaatatttcatttcagccAGCCTTAGAGAATAAAATGTAGAAGATTAAAACGTAAGAATTCTAAACTTAAAAAATCTGCTTTTTAGCATTCAGAAATCTTTCCCTTTTTCCAGAATATGGGTGGAGTTATAACTACACACATTATGGGAGAAAAAGTGCCTATGGATTATAAGAATTCAAGGACTCATTGTGTCATGCTTGTAACATATAGATGCTTGCATCATAAAGTTCACAACATTTAAGAGACCAAGTTCCATaaaatttttacttgaaaaaaaagttttacaaaataccattcttccacaaagaaactTTCCCACAGGGTACATGTAAGCTTTCTGCCTTAGAGATACAGCATGACATTCAAAGGGGAGAGGTTTTTAAATAGCCACATAACTGCAAAACCTACAAGATAAGTAggtgggtttttgttgttgttaaagtgCCTTTAAAATGCTAAAGCAAGTAATGAAATATAATTGTTGAatctatttgaaattttaaaactttctttaaaatgatCCATATGGTATGCACAACATCACAGCTGGTACAAAACTGCCTGTATTGAAACACAAAAACAATGCATAAGAACAATattctcttaaaaataatttgaaatgctGACACTGCATCATAAGACAAACTTAGACAAGGGTGTTGACAGTATTCAGGGAATTAACAAAATAAGCTGAATATTAAAGTattcaaacatttaattttaatatcacTCTGAGGGTAAGAGAACTTGCTATAACTTAACTCAGGAACCCTTATTTCAAACTACATGTAACATATTTTGCTATATATACTCTAAACAAATGCAAAACTAGGTTTCAGGATGTTAACTCCCATTTCCAAAGAAGAGCCTAGTTTTTCTGTTGCAATCTGGCAGCTCTGAACTTTGAAACCCTCTTGGTAGTTTCTTCTGACACATTTGACAAAAATTCTTTTCGTTCTGGAATAGTGGGTAGTACAGGATGAGCAATGGCTGGATGAGGTGTTAAGGATGGTAATATAAATTCTTTTTCTATTACAGTTCCAGAAAAAGCCTCAGGTGTTCCTGATAAAGGCGAAAGTTTCTTTTGATGACTTTCTTGTTGTTCTTCCAAAATGCTCTCACTGGTATCGCTGCAAGTGGCTTCTTCACAGCTAACACTCCTCAGAACTCCACGTCGATCATCAAATTCAGCGGCACTGCTTTCACTGGTATCACTACAAACACTGTTCTCTCTGCTTCTAGACTTCAGGATTGATTTACGAGGGACATATTCTCCATTCACAACATCAACAAAGACTCTGTAAATGTCAGCAGGAGTCCTAATGGTAGGCAGCTCCTGGGCAGAATGGCCACTGCCAGAGCTGTTCTTTCGCTTACGTTtggcttcttctctcttttcactAAATTTTAAAGTGGTATTTTTTCCAGTATTTATTCGGACCCTCTTAGGTTCAACAGtatgagaaaaatatattgtTGGTACAGATTTATCTCCAGTCCCTAAAGCATCATGGTCATTTTCATTATCACCATCCTCatcatcctcatcctcatcatcttcatcatcttcatTACTAGGATAGGAATTTGAACCATTCACTGAACAATTCAACTGAGTATTCACTTGACCACTGAACAGTTCTGAATTTGTAAAATCCTCATGACAACTGCTGGGAGTAAGAGCATCTGTTACTTGATCAGCCCCATTCCCGTTTGGgttttgatcttctttttcatCCTCAGAAGAAGTTGTATCTTCTCCATTTGCAATTCCAGAATCAGGATGACTATCAAGTTCTCCCAGCAAACTTTCTTGTCGCTCTAGTTCTTCAAGTCGAGCCCACAGTTCCTCATCAGCAAGCAAATCTTTGGATTTTACATCATTTGAAGAAAAATCTGCTTCAAAAATATCTGAAGTTTTGGGTTTGGAGTGAGGTTTATGGGCAATTCTGTGttttactttaaattcaaagtcacttttaatttcttctcttatgTCAACAATATCACCTGCAGCATCACTCATTTTCTGCAAATCTTCTGTGAATTCAACTCTGgattcaaaatttttcatcacttttttaaaatcatctatTGTTTTTCTTACATGTTCTTTCCTGTGCTCAACTAAGCCTACAGCCTGCTTTGCTGAGCACTTTGCAAACCAGTTGTCCCCAAGTAAAACAGTGACTTCATTAGTATGGACAAGTTTTCCTGGCATGAAGGCAAAGGGGCCAAATGGTACCATGATATTATAAGACAACTTATCAGGCAATGTACTGAGTCTTTCTTGAAGGGCATTATAGTCATTATCTACCTTCTTCCAGTGCTGGATTTTCTCTCGGCAGTTACTGACCACCTTTTCCTGCTCCTCGCGGAGCCGCGCCACCTCCGGGCCACGCAGCAGCGCCGAAGCCGAGGCCGCGGCGGAGGCGTCAGCGTGGGGCCCGGGCTCGAGCGGGGCCTCCATGGCGGGGGCGCCGGggatctggggtggggggaaggcgGCCGGCCGGCGGGCTCAGCGCAGCGAACGAGTCCTAAATGAGTGTTTATGGCAGCGGCGTGGCCGGCGGCTGCCCAGCGCCCGCGTGCTCGCCCTCATCCACCGCGCGTCCGGCGCTGAGGAGGCCGCGCCCGCGCTGCCCGCTGCTGCGGCGGCCGCTGCTCGCGTCCCGGCTGCCCGCGGCCGCATCTCACTCGCACATgtcgcccgccgccgccgccgccgcgggctGGGAGCCGGAGTCGCCTTTCCCGGGCGGGCCGAGCCGAGCGGGGCGTCCCGTGGCGGCCGCGCCTCCTCCGAGcctctaaatttaattttaagttaCATACATAtgacatacaatcatccatggtgtacaatcaactattaaCAGGACCATTATATAGTAGTGTATTCGTCACTctaatcaattttgaacattctccttattCCAAAAGCAatgcaaataagaaaaaataaaagtagcaaagaacacccaaagcattccatccaccatcccactgtatttttcatttagtttttgtccccatttttctactcatctctccataaacaggataaaggaagtgtgtgccacaaggtttcacaattacacaatcacaccatgtaTGACACATAATTAtgtaatcatcatcaagaatcaaggcttctgggtagcagttcaacagtttcagttatttccttctagcaattccaatacactaaaaactaaaaggggatatctgtatagcaaataagaatgcccaccagagtgaactctcaacaccatttgaaatctctcagccactgaaactttattttgttttactttgcttcccccatttggtcaagaagattttctcaatcccatgatgtgaggtctaggctcatccatgggagtcatggcccatgttgccagggagatttacacctctggggcTCATGTCCCAAataagggggagggtagtgagttcaccttctCAGTGGgcttttagagagagagagggccacatctaagcaacaaaaaggttacctgggggagactcttaggcataattataagtaagcttagtcTCTCCTTCACAGTAACAAACTACATaaaagcaagccccaagatcaaggcctcaccctactaaattgttagtcctcaatgactgtgagaatatcagtattaacCTAGGTGGGGAAGCCAACAGATCCACATTTTCCTACAGTTCCTcatgggggccctgcaaatatattttaattatctccTCTAATTACTTTcagatgtgtcaggatttcaccctaACATGTAGAAACCTCTCAGATCTCACTTccaattcaaagttccatgtaattctggTGTGTGAAttctgaccatacaagttaaattatttaatgtgctgcagaaaataaagttcctgcaccaaataaacatctctcccctTGATCTCAgatagaatttgaagttttaaaacacagtcagtatcatcctttaccatttgAACTGATTTTCTTTAGAATAATTGAATttgcaagaaactcactttagacacaaggacagaaatagtctgaaagtgaaatgttggaaaaagatattttatccaaacaacaaccagaaaaatgcaggagtagctatattaacatcagataaattagacctcaaatgtaaaacaattacaaaaaacaaaagaacagtaCATATAAAAAAAGGGTCAACTCACCAAGAAACCATAACAatcaaaatatttatgcaccaagccagaatgcaccaaaatacatgatgTAAACACTAACAACACTGAAAggagtagatacctctacaaaaatagttggagattttagtacaccactctcatcaatggatagaacatctagacagaagataaataaggaaaacagAGACATTGTGTTGTATGATAACTGAAGTAcacttgaaagatatttttagaaCATTATACCTCACAATAAcatgatacatatttttctcaatttctcatggatcattctctaggatagaccatatgttgggtcacaaagcaaatctctacaaatatgaaaatattgatgttgtccaaaacactttcttggatcataatggaatgaagttgggaaTCAACAACAaacagaaggtcagaaaattcacaaaaacatggaggctaaacaacacactcttagacaacaagtgggtaaaggaagaaattacaagagaaagtaGTAGATACCTCAAggaaaatgataatgaaaacacagcatatcaaaacttatggatgcagcaaaggcagttctgagagggaaatttatttccctaaatgtctatatttaagaagaagagagaacaaaaattgaagagttaactgatcacctggaggaactagagaaagaacagcaaactaaccccaaagcaaacagaaggataaaaataacaaagattggagcagagatAAATGGAATTGACACCAGGAAAAcagagacaatcaacaaaaccagaagtttattctttgagaaaatcaataaaaatcaaGGACCCTTAGTTATGGTAACAAATAAgacagcagatgcaaataaatagatcagaaatgggaaaggggacataactactgacctcacacaaataaaggagataatgagaagaaaatgccagcagctatatgctaataaactaaacTACATAGattaaatggaaaacttcctagaaaagcaggaacaaccaatattgactcGAGAAGGAATAGAGGACCTTAACAAACaaatcacaggtaaagagattgagtcagtcatcagaaagctcccccaaaagaaaagccaagaTGGCTTCCCAAATTAATTCTACCCTGAATTCAAGAAAGATTTAGTgtaattctgctcaaactcttcaaaaaaattgaagaggaggaaaagctacctaactcattctatgaagttaaTATCACCCTCTTACCAAAGTCAGACAAggatactaaaaaataaaattataaaccaacctctttaatgaatatagatgcaaaatcacCAACCAAATACTTAAGAATTGAATcctgcagcacattaaaagaattatacaccatgaccagttgGGATTTGAtgctgtttcaacacaagaaaatcaaataatgtaatacaccacatcaataaatctaAGTTGAGTGTCAGAGAAGATggtgcatagagaggagtggaagttagttagtccccacAGAGCAActgtaaataaccaggaacagctagtaaaagatctggaataactgctgggagacgaccatgactgtccacacatcacacaacaatctggattgggagaaatacccaggattgcagcataaaatctgtaagtaaaaactgtagactCAAGCTGAGAGCTCCTCCCTCATGGTGGATTGAATTGCAAATCCTTGctgtgctagaaagcagcactctctgaacaactGAGCATACCTCAgtcaagctccaactggggttttaatgttaactgctcaatacaaactatgaatccccaacaagcagacagaggcttttggtgatgactgaacttggagaggcaggggacatatctgtctcaggatggggagcccaaagtaTTGGGTGCAATCTCTGgtcaatgggtgaatctgggggccaaaACCAGACCCTGacaggaggctttctgtccctttctttctctctcaacctgggtggctcagtggagaaagcctcagccattttcaactcacagtgctctgcagtagagaaagcctcagccattttaaatttGCAACAATCtgaaccagacaagggtggagatagcagaatcagagaaacaaaga is a genomic window of Choloepus didactylus isolate mChoDid1 chromosome X, mChoDid1.pri, whole genome shotgun sequence containing:
- the LOC119522773 gene encoding unconventional prefoldin RPB5 interactor-like, which gives rise to MEAPLEPGPHADASAAASASALLRGPEVARLREEQEKVVSNCREKIQHWKKVDNDYNALQERLSTLPDKLSYNIMVPFGPFAFMPGKLVHTNEVTVLLGDNWFAKCSAKQAVGLVEHRKEHVRKTIDDFKKVMKNFESRVEFTEDLQKMSDAAGDIVDIREEIKSDFEFKVKHRIAHKPHSKPKTSDIFEADFSSNDVKSKDLLADEELWARLEELERQESLLGELDSHPDSGIANGEDTTSSEDEKEDQNPNGNGADQVTDALTPSSCHEDFTNSELFSGQVNTQLNCSVNGSNSYPSNEDDEDDEDEDDEDGDNENDHDALGTGDKSVPTIYFSHTVEPKRVRINTGKNTTLKFSEKREEAKRKRKNSSGSGHSAQELPTIRTPADIYRVFVDVVNGEYVPRKSILKSRSRENSVCSDTSESSAAEFDDRRGVLRSVSCEEATCSDTSESILEEQQESHQKKLSPLSGTPEAFSGTVIEKEFILPSLTPHPAIAHPVLPTIPERKEFLSNVSEETTKRVSKFRAARLQQKN